A part of Synechococcus sp. KORDI-49 genomic DNA contains:
- a CDS encoding phosphotransacetylase family protein: protein MGTTLLIGSCEPFSGKSALVLGIAQQLIQSGLPIRFGKPLATSLDWDPDKGPLPQPLIDDDVRFVGDTLGLSSDRLISSLHLLSPTTATLRLGQGQLNPGEGFDQLRQQVANDPGLTLLECAGSLQEGLLYGLSLPQLAEGLEAKVVLVHLWQDSRSVEPLLAAKQILGDRLVGVVLNAVTPDEVESLERQVVPALANLGLVVFGVMPRSPLLRSVTVGELVRRLEARVICCADRQELLVETLSIGAMNVNSAMEFFRRRRNMAVVTGADRTDIQLAALEASTQCLILTGAGEPLPQLISRAEELDVPLLKVEHDTLATVEVIEQAFGHVRLHEAVKATYAFRLVEEHCRLDRLFAALNLQAATV, encoded by the coding sequence ATGGGAACGACTCTGTTGATCGGATCCTGTGAACCCTTCAGCGGCAAATCGGCCCTGGTGTTGGGCATCGCCCAGCAGCTGATTCAATCCGGACTTCCGATCCGTTTTGGCAAGCCCCTGGCCACCAGCCTCGACTGGGACCCCGACAAGGGACCTCTACCTCAGCCCCTGATCGACGATGACGTGCGTTTCGTCGGTGACACCCTGGGGCTGTCCTCCGATCGACTGATCTCCTCGCTCCATCTGCTGTCACCGACGACGGCCACCCTTCGTCTCGGTCAGGGTCAGCTGAACCCTGGTGAAGGATTCGACCAACTGCGTCAACAGGTCGCGAACGATCCAGGCCTGACCCTGCTGGAGTGCGCCGGGTCCCTGCAGGAAGGTCTGCTCTACGGACTGAGCCTGCCGCAGCTGGCCGAGGGTCTCGAAGCCAAGGTGGTGCTGGTGCATCTCTGGCAGGACAGCCGCAGCGTGGAGCCCTTGCTGGCGGCGAAACAGATCCTCGGCGACCGCCTGGTGGGAGTTGTGCTCAACGCCGTCACCCCTGATGAGGTGGAAAGCCTCGAGCGGCAGGTGGTGCCGGCTCTGGCGAATCTCGGCCTGGTGGTGTTTGGAGTCATGCCCCGCTCGCCGCTGCTGCGCAGCGTCACCGTCGGAGAACTGGTGCGACGTCTGGAGGCGCGGGTGATCTGCTGCGCCGATCGTCAGGAGCTGCTGGTGGAGACGCTGAGCATCGGCGCGATGAATGTGAATTCCGCCATGGAGTTCTTCCGGAGGCGCCGCAACATGGCGGTGGTGACCGGGGCTGACCGCACGGATATCCAGCTGGCGGCTCTCGAGGCCTCGACCCAGTGTCTGATTCTCACCGGTGCTGGAGAACCGTTGCCACAGCTGATCAGCCGGGCAGAAGAACTGGATGTTCCGCTGCTGAAGGTTGAGCACGACACGCTGGCGACGGTCGAGGTGATCGAGCAGGCCTTCGGCCATGTGCGGCTGCATGAAGCGGTGAAAGCCACCTATGCCTTCCGGCTCGTCGAGGAGCACTGCCGCCTGGATCGTCTGTTCGCAGCACTGAACCTGCAGGCAGCAACGGTTTGA
- a CDS encoding DNA recombination-mediator protein A, with the protein MRTGGLSLGQSLDLPSLDRVDTLAQELALLQDKGKRRIAVLGSRHVPVVAIHLIELVARSLVQEGHSLITSGSQGVNAAVIRGVLEIEPSQLTVLLPQSLDRQPVEIRDLLDRVLHLIEKPEQDDLPLPMASSLCNQEIINRCDQLICLAFHDSETLLASCRTAEDMGKVVSLLYFD; encoded by the coding sequence ATGAGGACCGGTGGGTTGTCCTTGGGTCAGTCTTTAGATCTTCCTTCTCTTGATCGGGTGGACACCCTGGCTCAGGAGCTGGCGCTGCTGCAGGACAAGGGAAAGCGCCGCATCGCTGTGCTCGGCAGCCGCCATGTGCCGGTGGTTGCGATCCATTTGATCGAGCTTGTGGCGCGCTCCCTTGTACAGGAGGGGCATTCGCTGATCACGTCCGGCTCGCAGGGGGTCAATGCGGCCGTCATCCGTGGCGTTCTGGAGATCGAACCGTCCCAGCTCACGGTTCTGCTTCCCCAGAGCCTGGATCGTCAGCCGGTCGAAATCCGTGATCTGCTGGATCGGGTGCTGCACTTGATCGAGAAGCCCGAGCAGGATGATCTGCCGTTGCCGATGGCCAGCAGCCTCTGCAATCAGGAGATCATCAACCGCTGCGATCAGCTGATCTGTCTGGCCTTTCACGACAGTGAAACCCTTCTGGCCAGCTGTCGCACCGCCGAGGACATGGGCAAGGTGGTGAGTCTGCTCTATTTCGACTGA
- a CDS encoding MAPEG family protein has protein sequence MSLLQLFTATDAAPYAWSLVLAGGTVLASLIPLGAARSAADFEIQDMAAPRAMFERFPDWGKRASWAHQNSFEAFTLHAPAALLALIGSLHSGALPAAAIVAAFAHPALRVAYIAAYVGNVPPLRGLCWASGLICSGLLYSEGLKALISN, from the coding sequence ATGTCGCTGCTGCAGTTGTTCACCGCCACGGATGCCGCGCCCTACGCCTGGTCCCTGGTGCTCGCAGGAGGGACGGTGCTGGCCAGCCTGATTCCCCTGGGCGCTGCCCGCTCAGCTGCCGACTTCGAGATCCAGGACATGGCGGCTCCCCGCGCCATGTTCGAACGCTTCCCGGACTGGGGGAAGCGGGCCAGCTGGGCTCATCAGAACAGCTTTGAAGCGTTCACCCTGCATGCGCCGGCTGCGCTGCTGGCTCTGATCGGCTCCCTCCATAGCGGAGCGCTTCCCGCTGCTGCCATCGTTGCCGCCTTCGCCCACCCAGCGCTTCGGGTGGCCTACATCGCTGCTTACGTCGGCAATGTTCCGCCCCTGCGTGGACTCTGCTGGGCCAGCGGACTCATCTGCAGCGGGCTTCTCTACAGCGAGGGACTGAAAGCGCTGATCAGCAACTGA
- a CDS encoding YajQ family cyclic di-GMP-binding protein: MASTYSFDVVSDFDRQELVNTLDQVRRDVGTRYDLKDSKTEIDLEETELVITTASDMTLQAVEDVLRAKATKRNLSLKIFDFQDPESVGGNRVKQVVKLRKGLSQEIAKKLSKIVRDELKKVTVAIQGESVRITGKSKDDLQVAIQLVKSKEDELDVPLQFENYR, translated from the coding sequence ATGGCCAGCACCTACTCCTTTGATGTGGTGTCCGATTTCGACCGGCAGGAGCTGGTGAACACCCTTGATCAGGTGCGTCGGGATGTGGGAACCCGCTACGACCTCAAGGATTCCAAGACCGAGATCGACCTCGAGGAGACCGAACTGGTGATCACCACCGCCAGTGATATGACGCTTCAGGCGGTGGAGGACGTGCTTCGCGCCAAGGCGACCAAGCGCAATCTTTCGCTGAAGATCTTCGACTTTCAGGACCCGGAGAGCGTCGGTGGCAACCGGGTCAAGCAGGTGGTGAAGCTTCGCAAGGGACTCAGCCAGGAGATCGCCAAGAAGCTGAGCAAGATCGTGCGCGATGAGCTGAAGAAGGTCACTGTGGCGATTCAGGGGGAAAGCGTTCGCATCACCGGCAAGAGCAAGGACGACCTCCAGGTGGCGATCCAGCTGGTGAAGAGCAAGGAGGATGAACTGGATGTCCCTCTGCAGTTCGAGAACTACCGCTGA
- a CDS encoding phosphoribosyltransferase, which translates to MRRLTWNEFDQAVLVLSKRFQGHPFTGVHGIPRGGLCLAVALSHALELPMLSTPDSACLVVDEVYETGKTLAAMRQELPDAVFAVWVSKQPTQWWEAVEVTDRDDWLVFPWENAERAGVDEQAYRRARGLV; encoded by the coding sequence ATGAGGCGGCTCACCTGGAACGAGTTTGATCAGGCTGTGCTCGTTCTGAGCAAGCGTTTTCAGGGACATCCTTTCACTGGTGTGCATGGGATTCCACGGGGTGGACTGTGTCTTGCGGTCGCCCTCAGCCACGCGCTGGAACTCCCGATGCTGTCCACCCCGGATTCGGCATGTCTGGTGGTGGATGAGGTCTATGAAACAGGGAAGACCCTGGCGGCGATGCGGCAGGAGCTGCCCGATGCAGTCTTCGCGGTCTGGGTCAGCAAGCAGCCAACGCAGTGGTGGGAGGCGGTGGAAGTCACGGATCGCGATGACTGGCTGGTGTTCCCTTGGGAGAACGCCGAGCGTGCCGGAGTGGACGAACAGGCCTATCGACGGGCTCGTGGACTGGTGTGA
- a CDS encoding nucleoside 2-deoxyribosyltransferase, producing the protein MAAKTIYLASPYGFSEQWKRLLLPEFIQALEALGLEVWEPFSRNGQVDLAEPGWAYRVAQRDVQDVRDADALFAIVNGTPPDEGVMVELGVAIALGKPIFLFRDDFRRCTDSEHYPLNLMLFAGLPEQDWQAHVHESLASIGDPSKALARWARNDGSLSTAAVS; encoded by the coding sequence ATGGCGGCAAAGACCATTTACCTCGCCTCGCCGTATGGGTTCTCCGAACAGTGGAAGAGACTGCTGCTGCCGGAATTCATCCAGGCGCTTGAAGCCCTTGGGCTGGAGGTCTGGGAGCCCTTCTCCCGCAACGGTCAGGTGGATCTGGCGGAACCCGGCTGGGCCTATCGCGTGGCCCAGCGTGATGTTCAGGACGTGCGGGATGCCGATGCGCTGTTCGCCATCGTGAACGGAACGCCTCCCGATGAGGGGGTGATGGTGGAACTGGGCGTCGCAATCGCTCTCGGCAAGCCGATCTTTCTGTTCCGCGACGACTTCCGCCGCTGCACGGACTCCGAGCATTACCCGCTCAATCTGATGCTGTTCGCAGGCCTGCCGGAGCAGGACTGGCAGGCCCATGTTCACGAGAGCCTGGCGTCCATCGGCGATCCCTCCAAAGCCCTTGCACGCTGGGCCCGGAACGACGGATCTCTTTCAACGGCCGCTGTCAGCTGA
- a CDS encoding cytidine deaminase, translated as MTDPEQLLIRARSAAQRAHCPYSNFRVGAAVLCADGSVVDGCNVENASYGLSICAERVALTSALAQGKRPTSLAVSCIDASDETDDQADTAALRMPCGACRQVMLELLPSDAEIHIDGVGSRRLAALIPQGFRLS; from the coding sequence TTGACCGATCCTGAACAGCTGCTGATCCGCGCCCGCTCTGCAGCACAGCGGGCCCATTGCCCCTACTCCAATTTCCGGGTGGGTGCGGCGGTTCTCTGTGCTGACGGCAGCGTCGTCGATGGCTGCAACGTGGAGAACGCCAGCTACGGGTTGAGCATCTGCGCCGAACGGGTGGCTCTGACGAGCGCTCTTGCCCAGGGAAAGCGGCCCACATCCCTTGCGGTGAGCTGCATCGATGCCAGCGACGAAACGGATGATCAGGCGGACACCGCAGCCCTGCGCATGCCCTGCGGAGCCTGCCGGCAGGTGATGCTGGAACTGCTGCCCAGCGATGCGGAGATCCACATCGACGGCGTCGGAAGCCGCCGCCTTGCAGCGTTGATCCCTCAGGGATTCCGTCTCAGCTGA
- the hemL gene encoding glutamate-1-semialdehyde 2,1-aminomutase encodes MTTSVLNTSRSQAIFGEAQGLMPGGVSSPVRAFKSVGGQPIVFDRVKGPYAWDVDGNKYIDYIGSWGPAICGHAHPEVISALQEAIEKGTSFGAPCALENTLAEMVIDAVPSVEMVRFVNSGTEACMAVLRLMRAFTGRDKVIKFEGCYHGHADMFLVKAGSGVATLGLPDSPGVPRSTTANTLTAPYNDLEAVKQLFAENPDAISGVILEPIVGNAGFIQPEPGFLEGLRELTKEHGALLVFDEVMTGFRISYGGAQAHFGVTPDLTTMGKVIGGGLPVGAYGGRADIMAMVAPAGPMYQAGTLSGNPLAMTAGIKTLELLRQPGTYEKLAATTETLINGIKAAAAEAGLPITGGSVSAMFGFFLCEGPVRNFEEAKATDSERFGKLHRAMLERGVYLAPSAFEAGFTSLAHSDADIDATLNAFRESFAAVA; translated from the coding sequence GTGACAACTTCCGTGTTGAACACCAGCCGCTCCCAGGCCATCTTCGGCGAAGCCCAGGGCCTGATGCCCGGTGGAGTCAGCTCGCCGGTGCGTGCGTTCAAGTCCGTGGGCGGACAGCCGATCGTGTTCGATCGCGTCAAGGGCCCCTATGCGTGGGACGTGGATGGCAACAAGTACATCGACTACATCGGCAGCTGGGGACCGGCGATCTGCGGGCATGCCCACCCCGAGGTGATCAGTGCCCTGCAGGAAGCGATCGAGAAGGGAACCAGCTTCGGAGCTCCCTGCGCCCTGGAAAACACCCTCGCCGAGATGGTGATCGACGCCGTCCCCAGCGTGGAGATGGTCCGCTTCGTGAACAGCGGCACCGAAGCCTGCATGGCGGTGCTCCGCCTGATGCGGGCCTTCACAGGCCGGGACAAGGTGATCAAGTTCGAAGGTTGCTACCACGGCCACGCGGACATGTTCCTGGTGAAAGCGGGCTCGGGGGTGGCGACCCTCGGACTGCCCGATTCACCCGGAGTGCCGCGCAGCACCACGGCCAACACCCTCACCGCCCCTTACAACGATCTGGAGGCGGTCAAACAGCTGTTCGCCGAAAACCCTGACGCCATCTCCGGGGTGATTCTCGAGCCGATCGTCGGCAACGCCGGATTCATCCAGCCGGAGCCCGGCTTCCTGGAGGGGCTGCGGGAGCTCACCAAGGAGCACGGCGCCCTGCTGGTGTTCGACGAGGTCATGACCGGCTTCCGGATCAGCTATGGAGGAGCGCAGGCCCACTTCGGCGTCACGCCGGACCTCACCACCATGGGCAAGGTGATCGGCGGCGGCCTTCCCGTCGGTGCCTACGGAGGCCGGGCCGACATCATGGCGATGGTCGCTCCGGCCGGGCCGATGTATCAGGCCGGCACGCTGAGCGGCAATCCTCTGGCGATGACCGCGGGCATCAAGACCCTCGAACTGCTCCGCCAGCCAGGCACCTACGAGAAGCTCGCGGCCACCACGGAGACCCTGATCAACGGCATCAAAGCCGCCGCCGCCGAGGCCGGGCTGCCGATCACCGGCGGAAGCGTCAGCGCCATGTTCGGCTTCTTCCTCTGTGAAGGCCCTGTCCGCAATTTCGAGGAAGCCAAGGCCACCGACTCCGAACGATTCGGCAAGCTGCATCGCGCCATGCTCGAGCGCGGGGTCTATCTGGCACCCAGCGCCTTTGAAGCGGGCTTCACATCCCTGGCCCACTCCGACGCAGACATCGACGCAACCCTGAATGCATTCCGCGAGAGCTTCGCGGCTGTTGCCTGA
- a CDS encoding FAD-linked oxidase C-terminal domain-containing protein, with the protein MPHDWTALERDLRRHLPSRAVLAKRQDLLSYDCDGLTLERHRPPLAVLPETTEQVSHVLRLCRDHQVPFVARGSGTGLSGGALVDQQALLVVTSRMRRILDLDLENQRITVQPGVINSWVTRAVAGDGFYYAPDPSSQVVCSIGGNVAENSGGVHCLKYGVTSNHVLSLEVVLPDGTVTQLGNGLAESAELDLRGAFIGSEGTLGIATAITLRLLRAPECVNVLLADFETMEAAGEAVRAVTAEGLLPAGMEIMDNVTINAVDDFFGYDEYPRDAAAVLLIELDGQVAEVQASAERAEQLCRHAGARGLRLAQDPTECAVLWKGRKSAFSAVGKITPTYYVQDGVVPRSSLPSVLAAIERLSQDHGLPVANVFHAGDGNLHPLILYDAGEPEAESRVKQLGAAILKECLAVGGSISGEHGIGADKRCYLDWMFEPDDLQTMALLRSAFDPDGRANPGKVLPTPRTCGESAKRSVTLPTGVEVF; encoded by the coding sequence GTGCCCCACGACTGGACAGCGCTGGAGAGGGATCTCCGCCGTCATCTGCCGTCGCGAGCCGTGTTGGCGAAGCGTCAGGACCTGCTCAGCTACGACTGTGACGGTTTGACACTTGAACGCCATCGGCCCCCGCTGGCAGTGCTCCCGGAGACCACCGAACAGGTGTCTCACGTGCTGCGGTTGTGCCGGGATCACCAGGTTCCTTTCGTGGCCCGCGGCAGTGGAACCGGTCTTTCAGGAGGCGCTCTGGTCGATCAGCAGGCCCTGCTGGTGGTGACCAGCCGCATGCGCAGGATTCTTGATCTCGATCTGGAGAACCAGCGCATCACCGTTCAACCCGGCGTGATCAACAGCTGGGTGACCCGGGCGGTTGCGGGAGATGGGTTCTACTACGCGCCCGATCCGTCCAGTCAGGTGGTCTGCAGCATCGGTGGCAACGTCGCGGAGAATTCCGGCGGGGTCCACTGCCTGAAGTACGGGGTCACCAGCAACCACGTCCTCTCCCTGGAAGTGGTGCTTCCCGATGGAACGGTGACGCAGCTCGGCAATGGACTGGCGGAATCAGCTGAGCTGGATCTGCGAGGGGCCTTCATCGGCAGCGAGGGCACCCTCGGGATCGCGACGGCGATCACGCTGCGTCTTCTGCGGGCGCCGGAGTGCGTGAATGTTCTCCTGGCGGACTTCGAGACGATGGAGGCTGCCGGCGAGGCGGTGCGGGCCGTCACCGCGGAAGGACTGCTTCCGGCGGGCATGGAGATCATGGACAACGTCACGATCAACGCCGTGGACGATTTCTTCGGCTACGACGAGTACCCCCGCGATGCGGCCGCGGTGCTCCTGATCGAGCTGGATGGCCAGGTGGCGGAAGTGCAGGCCTCAGCGGAGCGGGCTGAGCAGTTGTGTCGTCATGCCGGGGCCCGCGGCCTGCGCCTTGCTCAGGACCCCACGGAGTGCGCGGTGCTCTGGAAAGGGCGCAAGTCGGCCTTCTCCGCCGTGGGAAAGATCACTCCCACCTATTACGTTCAGGATGGTGTTGTTCCCCGCAGCAGCCTGCCGTCCGTGCTGGCCGCCATCGAACGCCTGAGCCAGGATCACGGACTTCCCGTCGCCAATGTCTTTCACGCCGGCGACGGCAACCTTCACCCCCTGATTCTCTACGACGCCGGTGAGCCGGAGGCGGAGTCGCGGGTGAAGCAGCTGGGCGCCGCCATCCTGAAGGAATGTCTGGCAGTGGGTGGCAGCATCAGCGGCGAGCACGGGATCGGGGCGGACAAGCGGTGCTACCTCGACTGGATGTTCGAGCCGGACGATCTCCAGACCATGGCTCTGCTGCGCAGCGCCTTCGATCCGGATGGCCGGGCCAATCCGGGCAAGGTCCTTCCGACTCCGAGGACCTGCGGCGAGTCCGCGAAGCGATCGGTGACGCTTCCCACCGGGGTTGAGGTCTTCTGA
- the xth gene encoding exodeoxyribonuclease III has protein sequence MQIASWNVNSVRTRLDQVLSWLETNQPDLLCLQETKVDDPQFPLKAFEAAGWRVSIHGQKAYNGVAMVSREALEDVRCGFIGELPDDSDARTLSEQKRVISARLDGVRVLNLYVPNGSGLKSEKYPYKLSWLACLRRYLDAQAERGEPLCMVGDFNIAMEARDIHDPDRLTGGIMASSAEREALKAALGDRLQDVFRVFEPDSGHWSWWDYRTGAWDRDRGWRIDHIYLCDELLELARCCVIHKQERGNEQPSDHAPVSVDLDWPPADEEDEDDLLI, from the coding sequence GTGCAGATCGCCTCCTGGAATGTCAATTCCGTGCGCACCCGGCTTGACCAGGTGCTGAGCTGGCTGGAGACCAACCAGCCCGATCTGCTCTGCCTGCAGGAAACCAAGGTGGATGATCCGCAGTTTCCCCTCAAGGCCTTTGAAGCGGCGGGGTGGCGGGTGAGCATCCATGGTCAGAAGGCCTACAACGGTGTGGCCATGGTGAGTCGCGAGGCGCTTGAGGACGTCCGCTGCGGATTCATCGGCGAGCTTCCCGATGATTCCGACGCCAGAACCCTGAGCGAACAGAAGCGGGTGATCAGCGCCAGGCTTGACGGTGTCCGGGTGCTGAACCTCTATGTGCCCAACGGTTCAGGGCTCAAATCGGAGAAATACCCCTACAAACTGAGCTGGCTGGCCTGCCTGCGTCGGTATCTGGACGCGCAGGCGGAACGGGGAGAGCCCCTGTGCATGGTGGGGGACTTCAACATCGCGATGGAGGCCCGCGATATTCATGACCCCGACCGACTGACGGGGGGGATCATGGCCAGCTCAGCCGAGCGCGAGGCACTCAAGGCCGCTCTCGGTGACCGGCTGCAGGATGTCTTCCGGGTCTTCGAACCCGACAGCGGCCACTGGAGCTGGTGGGACTACCGCACCGGAGCCTGGGACCGGGACCGCGGCTGGCGCATCGACCACATCTATCTGTGTGATGAACTGCTGGAACTGGCACGCTGCTGCGTCATCCACAAACAGGAGCGGGGCAACGAGCAGCCCAGTGATCATGCCCCCGTGTCCGTCGATCTCGACTGGCCACCCGCCGATGAGGAGGACGAAGACGACCTGCTGATCTGA
- a CDS encoding lipopolysaccharide assembly protein LapB — MPRPLRLILLAGALLGAGLVGWLTAASFAPQTAARGSRLVVDREVSDLMQKLGDEQLDDEGQRQLLERLLALGRLQEAQQVLHPLLEKEPGSLGLALLMADLRRLNGDSRGARTDLDQLLRLHPDHPEVLKLRVLVEIQDGRTTQALQLLTQRFQNLGPGRRGDMGMLLADLQRRSGQVNAAAGLYQQLAEESPTDARPLLALAMLRQEQGKADEVSDLLEKARERRGNDGDADELIDTLASSWGLSALRIRAGRPASLPQAAVPAP; from the coding sequence ATGCCCCGCCCGCTCCGCCTGATCCTGCTGGCGGGAGCTCTCCTGGGAGCCGGCCTGGTGGGCTGGCTCACGGCCGCATCATTCGCTCCGCAGACAGCAGCCCGCGGCAGCCGTCTGGTGGTGGACCGGGAGGTCAGCGATCTGATGCAGAAGCTCGGGGATGAGCAACTCGATGACGAGGGTCAGCGCCAGCTTCTGGAGAGACTTCTGGCCCTGGGCCGACTTCAGGAGGCGCAGCAGGTGCTGCACCCACTCCTGGAGAAGGAACCGGGATCCCTGGGACTGGCTCTGCTGATGGCGGACCTGCGTCGGCTGAACGGCGACAGCCGTGGAGCCCGAACGGACCTCGATCAACTGCTGCGGCTGCACCCCGATCATCCGGAGGTGCTCAAACTGCGCGTTCTCGTGGAGATCCAGGACGGACGCACGACCCAGGCGCTTCAGTTGCTCACACAACGCTTCCAGAACCTTGGGCCAGGGCGACGTGGGGACATGGGAATGCTCCTCGCGGACCTGCAGCGCCGGAGTGGGCAGGTCAACGCCGCTGCCGGGCTTTATCAACAGCTGGCTGAGGAGTCACCGACGGATGCCCGGCCGCTTCTGGCTCTGGCCATGCTGCGCCAGGAACAGGGGAAGGCGGATGAGGTGAGTGATCTGCTTGAGAAGGCACGCGAGAGACGAGGCAACGATGGTGACGCCGATGAGCTCATCGACACGCTGGCCTCATCCTGGGGATTGAGTGCCCTGCGGATCAGGGCTGGGCGACCTGCTTCTCTTCCACAGGCTGCAGTTCCAGCGCCTTGA
- the larC gene encoding nickel pincer cofactor biosynthesis protein LarC → MNGSPPFHGRPLHIDCPTGVAGDMLLAALLDLGVPEAVIETALADLGLAGLYQLRSEESRSSGLRGLRITVKALEPEPPHRQWADIRQRIEAAPLTPALQQRVLAVFEALAEAEAAVHGTSPESVHFHEVGAMDALVDVVGVCAAMEHLAPLRVTCTAPPAGHGSVRSAHGQLPVPVPAVLEMARRRQIPLRHDGDLPAGELTTPTGLALLSVLVDHFSPPQRLTPGAIGIGLGHRELDRPNLLRLIQLKPQIPEQEPAFSGTDGSDPVPRWQPLVVQEAWIDDATPEDLALLLAALQRGGAVDAASTPLQMKKGRPGQSVTALVLPDRAAALREIWFGSSPTIGLRERDQGRWLLPRRNGILHTPWGALRAKQVRRPDGSCTVKPEADDLQRLSQDSGQTIAALRASHAGWAFSSDQPWSWT, encoded by the coding sequence ATGAACGGCTCCCCGCCCTTCCATGGTCGTCCTCTTCACATCGACTGTCCGACAGGGGTGGCGGGGGACATGCTGCTGGCGGCCCTGCTCGATCTTGGCGTCCCTGAGGCGGTGATCGAGACGGCTCTGGCGGATCTGGGCCTCGCCGGTCTCTACCAGCTCCGGAGCGAGGAGAGTCGCAGTTCCGGCCTGCGGGGTCTCCGCATCACGGTGAAGGCTCTCGAGCCGGAGCCCCCCCATCGTCAGTGGGCGGACATCCGTCAGCGGATCGAGGCAGCACCGCTGACTCCCGCTCTGCAGCAACGCGTGCTGGCGGTGTTCGAGGCTCTGGCGGAGGCGGAGGCCGCAGTGCATGGCACCAGCCCCGAATCGGTGCACTTCCATGAAGTGGGTGCCATGGATGCGCTGGTGGACGTGGTGGGGGTCTGTGCCGCCATGGAGCATCTGGCGCCCCTGCGTGTCACCTGCACGGCACCTCCTGCAGGACACGGCAGCGTGAGGTCAGCCCATGGGCAGCTGCCTGTTCCTGTGCCGGCGGTGCTGGAGATGGCCCGGCGCCGGCAGATCCCGCTGCGTCATGACGGTGATCTGCCGGCCGGTGAGCTCACCACACCCACCGGTCTGGCCCTGCTGTCGGTGCTGGTGGATCACTTCTCCCCGCCCCAGCGGCTCACACCAGGGGCGATCGGCATCGGTCTCGGCCATCGGGAACTGGATCGTCCCAACCTGCTGCGGCTTATTCAGCTGAAGCCCCAGATCCCTGAGCAGGAGCCTGCATTCTCGGGAACCGATGGCTCTGATCCGGTCCCGCGCTGGCAGCCGCTGGTGGTGCAGGAAGCCTGGATCGATGATGCGACACCGGAGGACCTCGCTCTGCTGCTGGCGGCGCTGCAGCGGGGAGGTGCCGTGGATGCGGCCTCGACGCCGCTTCAGATGAAGAAGGGGCGCCCCGGTCAGTCGGTCACGGCTCTGGTGCTTCCGGATCGGGCTGCCGCCCTGCGTGAGATCTGGTTCGGCAGCAGCCCCACGATCGGTCTGCGGGAACGGGATCAGGGGCGCTGGCTGCTGCCCCGGCGAAACGGCATCCTTCACACGCCCTGGGGCGCGCTCCGGGCCAAGCAGGTCCGACGTCCGGACGGCAGTTGCACGGTCAAGCCGGAGGCAGATGATCTGCAGCGGCTCAGTCAGGACAGCGGACAGACCATCGCCGCCCTGCGGGCCTCCCACGCTGGCTGGGCGTTCAGCAGTGATCAGCCCTGGTCCTGGACATGA
- a CDS encoding lysylphosphatidylglycerol synthase domain-containing protein, whose product MSWLRKPSLWITLASLGFMAVALHQQSGQLMDQSLDGRGWAWLLLGMGLTWASILFNGLAWCVLVAWLGHPPDEVALVPLFVRSNLLKYLPGGIWHLLERVRVLRGSIGAGPALATVILDPLLIVVASLLLLPLGGWQGGLMLLAPLPALLMLPRWREPLLQRLERRKAEQLQSSAGGDLAEHASGSGRGDYPWAPLAAQLGFVLTRFAGFLCCVQAFQLQQPSLPVWLAAFALAYAVGLVVPGAPGGLGVFEATLLLRLGSTVPEAPLLAAVLSYRVISTLADVVAALSVAADSALLRRLKAHP is encoded by the coding sequence ATGAGCTGGCTTCGCAAGCCCAGCCTCTGGATCACCCTGGCCAGCCTCGGGTTCATGGCCGTGGCGTTGCATCAGCAGTCCGGCCAGCTGATGGACCAGAGCCTTGATGGCCGGGGTTGGGCCTGGTTGCTGCTCGGGATGGGCCTGACCTGGGCCAGCATCCTGTTCAACGGTCTGGCCTGGTGCGTGCTGGTGGCCTGGCTCGGTCATCCGCCGGATGAAGTCGCTCTGGTTCCGCTGTTCGTCCGCAGCAACCTTCTCAAGTACCTGCCAGGTGGCATCTGGCATCTGCTGGAGCGGGTCCGGGTGCTGCGCGGCTCCATCGGGGCGGGCCCCGCCCTGGCGACGGTGATCCTGGATCCGCTGCTCATCGTGGTGGCGTCGCTGCTGCTTCTGCCTCTCGGGGGCTGGCAGGGAGGTCTGATGCTGCTGGCGCCGCTGCCGGCCCTGCTGATGCTGCCGCGCTGGCGGGAGCCGCTGCTGCAGAGACTGGAACGTCGCAAGGCGGAGCAATTGCAGAGCTCTGCCGGTGGAGACCTTGCCGAGCATGCATCTGGAAGCGGGCGCGGCGACTACCCCTGGGCGCCGCTGGCTGCTCAGCTGGGATTCGTGCTCACCCGGTTCGCCGGTTTTCTCTGCTGCGTTCAGGCATTTCAACTGCAGCAACCCTCCCTGCCTGTCTGGCTTGCGGCCTTCGCTCTGGCCTATGCCGTGGGTCTGGTGGTGCCTGGGGCACCTGGAGGACTTGGTGTGTTCGAAGCCACGCTGCTGCTGCGTCTCGGCAGCACCGTGCCGGAAGCTCCACTCCTGGCCGCCGTGCTCAGTTACCGGGTGATCTCCACCCTGGCGGATGTCGTCGCAGCGCTGTCGGTTGCCGCCGACAGCGCCCTGCTGCGACGGTTGAAGGCCCATCCCTGA